From Hypanus sabinus isolate sHypSab1 chromosome 23, sHypSab1.hap1, whole genome shotgun sequence, a single genomic window includes:
- the znf750 gene encoding zinc finger protein 750: MSLMKERKPKKPHYIPRPPGKPFKYKCFQCPFTCNEKSHLFNHMKYSLCQNSISLVTDQDQLEKCTKLSADVTNIPNQKDSAPNVNLDSRLSNSNHFQSSDYNKSDKTTSHQIIDKEMKESTRMDEQTSTTVTKTKQKELLQKIPIENETEQARSFEKHERSSAFLPVRVMKFTDSSEKDNEKTTFTSENTNRTSTIPKKSAFYSPGDQHRVCPTSTSPELSRKYAGNKYFGSIPPNSSPLIPDYTHHYYNERGLGVVFSPYLLTDKPLEYDHPGVSFYFSPEPQNFLSPHLQNRGMILPRHVVPSILEQYKIQHHSHLPIPYGVHHLNSAEYDISQFGLKSQQAHNFSRNQDKHLSVGKPSLDETSPPPELYFLNSHRRLYSELQNPIPTSLRKDNESKILGMNSNLHTGEKSTKMSPKAGSAAMGSPGRPSPTMHVQKSTVSESCGKLPKFVSNSNNKTNRLDESFTTFKSVRSTVDLQSNEAHVQHDQPESQGTVGRTLSPNDDSTYNPIYSNVTILDYYHGNTLVPTDLSSTRMIPLNLSKKNKAKSEPDQPPGSTNKNLAQDSKEDASHDNHFLLVQEFETSKIQDVPLNLSLKVNNHEWKTAEDSIPFDVNFNDSKAQVKSLNDNKLNHSSNDLNFDKICYKTNQCKSQAEKAANLQTENVVKCTESCNDEQKQSAAVALCQLAGCNERKHNEEWSFPLNEELAHKKEPSYERKHKCNSPAVEKVGKQKSRYQKRSNEERMNTHSDKKISDCDRIFSLRKRTKVA; encoded by the exons ATGAGTCTCATGAAAGAGCGCAAACCAAAGAAACCTCACTACATTCCTCGGCCTCCAGGAAAGCCATTTAAATACAAGTGTTTCCAGTGCCCTTTCACATGCAATGAGAAATCACATCTGTTTAACCACATGAAGTACAGTTTGTGTCAAAAttctatctctttagtgacagaccaGGACCAATTAGAAAAATGTACAAAACTGAGTGCTGATGTAACCAACATACCCAATCAGAAAGACTCTGCACCTAATGTGAACCTGGATTCAAGGCTGTCAAACAGTAATCACTTTCAAAGTTCAGACTACAATAAATCTGACAAAACTACAAGCCACCAGATCATCGATAAAGAAATGAAAGAAAGCACCAGAATGGATGAGCAAACTTCAACTACAGTTACAAAAACAAAACAGAAGGAACTACTTCAGAAAATTCCTATAGAAAATGAAACTGAACAAGCACGATCTTTTGAAAAACATGAAAGGTCTTCAGCTTTCTTGCCTGTTAGGGTAATGAAATTCACTGATAGCTCAGAAAAAGACAATGAGAAGACAACCTTTACTTCAGAAAATACAaacaggacatccaccatcccaAAGAAGTCAGCTTTTTATAGCCCTGGTGACCAACATAGAGTATGTCCTACTTCAACTTCACCAGAGCTTTCCAGGAAgtatgctggaaataaatatttTGGTTCAATTCCTCCAAATTCATCACCATTGATTCCAGATTATACCCATCATTATTACAATGAACGTGGGTTAGGAGTAGTTTTTTCACCCTACCTACTCACTGACAAACCTCTTGAATATGACCATCCAGGAGTTTCGTTCTATTTTTCTCCTGAACCGCAGAATTTCTTATCACCTCATCTACAAAACAGGGGCATGATTTTGCCAAGACACGTTGTTCCATCGATATTAGAGCAGTACAAAATTCAACATCATTCACATCTTCCCATTCCTTATGGTGTCCATCATCTGAACTCAGCTGAATATGACATCTCTCAGTTTGGTCTAAAGTCTCAACAAGCACATAACTTCAGCAGAAATCAAGATAAACACCTGTCAGTTGGTAAGCCTTCACTGGATGAAACTTCACCACCACCAGAATTATACTTCCTGAACTCCCACAGAAGACTTTATAGTGAATTGCAGAATCCTATTCCAACATCATTAAGAAAAGATAATGAGAGCAAAATATTAGGAATGAATAGCAATTTACACACAGGGGAAAAAAGTACAAAAATGAGCCCTAAAGCAGGAAGTGCTGCAATGGGCTCTCCAGGTCGACCAAGCCCAACGATGCATGTTCAAAAAAGCACGGTTTCAGAAAGTTGTGGAAAATTGCCCAAATTTGTTTCAAACTCAAATAATAAAACTAATAGACTTGATGAAAGCTTCACAACCTTTAAATCAGTCCGAAGTACAGTGGACCTACAATCAAATGAAGCCCATGTTCAACATGACCAACCAGAAAGTCAAGGAACTGTTGGCAG AACTCTTTCACCCAATGACGACTCTACATATAATCCAATTTATTCTAATGTTACCATTTTGGATTACTACCATGGCAATACTTTGGTACCGACTGACTTAAGTTCAACTCGCATGATACCACTAAACCTTTCCAAAAAGAATAAAGCAAAATCAGAACCAGATCAGCCGCCTGGATCTACAAATAAAAATCTTGCACAGGATTCAAAGGAAGATGCATCACATGACAATCActtccttctggttcaagagtttGAAACTTCCAAGATACAGGATGTACCTTTAAATCTTTCACTTAAAGTTAACAACCATGAGTGGAAAACGGCTGAAGATTCTATTCCATTTGATGTCAATTTCAATGACTCAAAGGCACAAGTAAAAAGCTTAAATGATAACAAGCTTAACCATTCATCAAACGACCTGAATTTTGACAAAATTTGCTACAAAACAAATCAATGTAAAAGTCAGGCAGAAAAAGCTGCAAACTTGCAAACAGAAAATGTTGTCAAATGCACTGAAAGCTGTAACGATGAACAGAAGCAGTCAGCTGCTGTGGCTCTTTGTCAGTTAGCTGGATGTAACGAAAGAAAACATAATGAGGAATGGTCATTTCCACTAAATGAAGAGCTGGCTCATAAAAAGGAACCAAGCTATGAAAGAAAGCACAAATGCAATTCCCCTGCAGTTGAAAAAGTAGGAAAACAGAAATCAAGGTATCAGAAAAGATCAAATGAAGAAAGAATGAACACACATTCAGACAAAAAGATTAGTGATTGTGATAGAAtcttcagtctgagaaagagaaCTAAAGTTGCATAA